In Pleurocapsa sp. PCC 7319, the following are encoded in one genomic region:
- the nadA gene encoding quinolinate synthase NadA has protein sequence MFATATPKANPNEIPSDLFGAINKLKKELNAVVLAHYYQEADIQDIADYLGDSLGLSQQAASTNAEVIVFAGVHFMAETAKILNPDKLVLLPDLEAGCSLADSCPPEEFKAFKAAHPDHIVISYINCSAEIKALSDIICTSSNAVKIVNQIPEDQPIIFAPDRNLGRYVSEQTGRDLVLWQGSCIVHETFSEKRIIELKVEHSTAEFIAHPECEPTVLRHADFIGSTTALLNYSQQSQSDKFIVATEPGIIHQMQKAAPDKHFIPAPAMDNCACNECPYMRLNTLEKLYLAMKNKTPEIDVPEDIRLRALKPIQRMLEMS, from the coding sequence ATGTTTGCCACCGCAACACCCAAAGCCAATCCCAATGAGATTCCTAGTGATTTATTTGGGGCTATAAACAAACTAAAAAAAGAACTTAATGCCGTAGTTTTAGCTCACTACTATCAAGAGGCAGACATTCAGGATATTGCCGATTATTTAGGAGATTCTTTGGGTTTATCTCAGCAAGCGGCTAGTACTAATGCCGAGGTGATTGTATTTGCTGGGGTACATTTTATGGCGGAAACAGCGAAGATTCTTAATCCTGATAAGTTAGTTTTATTGCCGGATCTCGAAGCTGGTTGTTCTTTAGCAGATAGTTGCCCACCAGAGGAATTCAAAGCTTTTAAAGCTGCTCATCCCGATCACATAGTTATTTCCTATATCAATTGTTCAGCAGAAATCAAAGCCCTTAGTGATATTATCTGCACTAGTTCTAATGCCGTAAAAATAGTTAATCAAATTCCTGAAGATCAGCCAATTATTTTTGCTCCCGATCGCAATTTAGGTCGGTACGTCAGTGAACAAACTGGAAGAGATTTGGTCTTATGGCAGGGTAGTTGTATTGTTCACGAAACCTTTTCGGAAAAAAGAATTATTGAATTAAAAGTCGAGCATTCCACTGCCGAATTTATCGCTCATCCCGAATGTGAACCGACCGTATTACGCCACGCAGATTTTATCGGTTCAACTACAGCCCTATTAAATTATTCTCAGCAAAGCCAAAGTGATAAATTTATCGTAGCTACTGAACCTGGTATTATTCATCAGATGCAGAAGGCAGCTCCTGACAAACATTTTATTCCTGCCCCAGCAATGGATAATTGTGCTTGCAATGAGTGTCCTTATATGCGTCTCAATACTTTAGAGAAATTATATTTGGCAATGAAAAATAAAACTCCAGAAATCGATGTACCTGAAGATATTCGCCTTAGAGCATTAAAACCCATTCAAAGAATGTTGGAGATGTCTTAA
- a CDS encoding efflux RND transporter permease subunit gives MSFHLSSWSIKNPVPTVVTFLILGIVGIGSFLSLGIDDSPNIDVPIVIISATQRGVSPSELENQVTKKIEDAVANLDGIDELSSTITDGSSRTVINFDFGVDSDRAVNEVRNAVSQIRPDLPQDIDEPNVTKVQFTGGSVVTYAVSSPKRSVEDISNIVDRTIIPEILNVRGVGEVERLGGVDREVRVNLDPERLKAYGITATEIDNQIAQFNLNLSGGRSEVGGREQSVRTLGSAKTVRDLRAYPIELSNGDTVTLANFGEVADDFEESRQKAFLDGKPVVGFAVKRSLGSTLVSVEEEVTKAIAELKTTLPEDIQLDLIFTRADEIRASYQGTINALVLGCLLTVLTVGIFLRDWRVTLITATALPLSIIPTFWVMRTLGYTLNSMSLLALALAVGNLVDDAICMIENIDRHLQMKKKPFQAALDAAREIGLAVVATTATIVAVFIPVAFMGGIPGQYFQPFGVTVAVSTMFSTLVACTVTPMLSAYLLKSKKQQFKLPRFRAYGRLDYDITPDGQATGNILSYSSNNNLASSSQDLQLNSGGKWQPYRFLLNLALRNRIVTLILAAAFFFGSLQLVPYIPKGLFNSGDTGLSTIKVDLPPGSQLDDTEATIIQLDKILQEQPAVKSVLSQVGEEGNINTGLVYVNLLPKTERELSQQEFQEQMRKIFAQIPGTRISFQSQGAGGGGKDVSLILRSNNPEILVDTANNLEKQVREIPGLVEVTSSTSLVQPEIIIDPDPQRATDLGVSVEAIANTASLASIGNSDFNLAKFNLPDRQIPIRVQINPKKRQDIETLKNLRITSRNGSLVPLEAVATIRLGSGPATIERYNRNRQVTVEGNLQGLSLGDAIAKIRALPAMKSLPPEVKEEPSGDAEIMRDIFARFAGALGLAILCIYAILVLLYNNFLYPLAILVALPLSVGGALLGLLITQKELGLFALIGIVLLMGLVTKNAILLVDFALAGLKEGKSQRKAVISAGVSRLRPILMTSISTVAGMMPIALEFGSDGEVRSPMAIAVIGGFTTSTLLTLVVVPVLFTYVDNLIHWLGKFFGFGKQKQSSSQLTVIND, from the coding sequence ATGTCATTTCACCTTTCATCTTGGTCGATTAAAAATCCTGTACCCACTGTGGTTACTTTTCTCATCTTGGGGATTGTTGGGATTGGTTCGTTTTTGAGTTTAGGAATTGATGACTCTCCTAACATTGACGTGCCGATTGTAATTATCAGTGCTACCCAGCGGGGAGTCAGCCCAAGTGAATTAGAGAATCAAGTAACTAAAAAAATAGAGGATGCAGTAGCTAATTTAGATGGAATTGACGAGCTTAGTTCTACGATTACCGATGGCAGTTCTCGGACTGTAATTAACTTTGACTTTGGTGTCGATAGCGATCGCGCCGTCAATGAGGTTCGCAATGCTGTTTCTCAAATTCGCCCTGACTTACCTCAAGATATCGATGAACCCAATGTTACTAAGGTACAGTTTACCGGGGGGTCGGTAGTTACCTATGCTGTTTCTTCTCCTAAACGCTCGGTTGAAGATATTAGTAATATTGTCGACCGTACGATTATTCCTGAAATACTGAATGTTAGAGGAGTAGGAGAAGTTGAACGTCTGGGAGGCGTAGATCGAGAAGTTAGGGTTAATCTCGATCCGGAACGTTTGAAAGCCTATGGCATAACCGCTACAGAAATTGATAACCAGATTGCTCAGTTCAATCTCAATTTATCAGGAGGGCGATCGGAAGTTGGTGGCAGAGAGCAAAGCGTTCGTACTTTGGGAAGTGCTAAAACCGTCAGAGATTTGCGGGCTTATCCCATTGAGCTAAGTAATGGCGATACAGTTACTTTGGCTAACTTTGGGGAAGTGGCAGATGATTTTGAAGAATCACGACAAAAAGCATTTTTGGATGGAAAGCCTGTAGTCGGCTTTGCCGTTAAACGCAGTTTAGGCAGTACTTTGGTTTCCGTAGAAGAAGAAGTCACTAAAGCGATCGCCGAATTGAAAACTACCCTGCCCGAAGATATCCAGCTAGACTTAATCTTTACTCGTGCTGACGAAATTCGTGCTTCCTATCAGGGAACAATCAATGCCTTAGTCTTAGGCTGTTTGCTTACGGTATTGACTGTGGGCATCTTTCTCCGCGACTGGCGAGTTACTCTAATTACTGCTACGGCATTGCCCCTGTCAATTATTCCTACTTTCTGGGTGATGAGAACCCTAGGCTATACCCTCAACAGCATGAGTTTGCTAGCTTTAGCCCTAGCAGTGGGAAACCTGGTAGATGATGCGATCTGCATGATCGAAAACATCGATCGCCATCTGCAAATGAAGAAAAAGCCCTTCCAGGCGGCTTTAGATGCAGCCAGGGAGATTGGGTTAGCAGTTGTTGCCACTACAGCAACGATCGTGGCAGTATTTATTCCCGTAGCATTTATGGGAGGGATTCCTGGTCAATATTTTCAGCCTTTTGGGGTAACGGTGGCAGTATCTACCATGTTCTCTACCTTGGTTGCCTGTACTGTAACGCCCATGTTAAGTGCTTATTTGCTGAAGTCTAAAAAGCAACAGTTCAAGCTTCCCCGCTTTCGTGCTTACGGTCGATTAGATTACGATATCACTCCTGATGGTCAAGCAACAGGTAACATATTGAGCTATTCCTCCAACAATAATCTAGCTAGTTCATCTCAAGACTTACAGTTAAATTCTGGAGGCAAATGGCAACCCTATCGCTTTTTACTCAATCTAGCTTTACGCAATCGCATCGTAACTTTGATACTGGCAGCAGCATTCTTTTTTGGAAGTCTGCAGCTAGTTCCCTATATTCCTAAAGGCTTATTTAATAGTGGAGATACGGGACTGAGTACAATTAAGGTGGATTTACCACCTGGTTCTCAACTGGATGATACCGAAGCGACAATCATTCAGTTAGACAAAATCTTACAAGAACAGCCCGCAGTTAAAAGTGTTTTGTCTCAGGTAGGGGAGGAAGGAAATATTAATACTGGTTTGGTTTATGTCAATCTTTTGCCCAAAACTGAGCGAGAACTTTCCCAGCAAGAATTCCAAGAGCAGATGCGGAAAATTTTTGCTCAGATTCCTGGAACCAGAATCAGCTTTCAAAGTCAGGGGGCTGGAGGTGGTGGCAAAGATGTCTCGCTAATTCTGCGCAGCAATAATCCAGAAATATTGGTAGACACTGCTAACAATTTAGAAAAACAAGTCCGAGAAATACCTGGGCTAGTAGAAGTAACTTCTAGTACCAGCTTAGTTCAACCAGAGATCATTATTGATCCCGATCCCCAAAGAGCAACTGATTTGGGCGTTTCAGTAGAAGCGATCGCCAATACTGCTTCTTTGGCTTCTATTGGCAATAGTGATTTTAATCTAGCCAAATTTAATCTCCCTGACCGTCAAATTCCTATTAGAGTTCAAATTAACCCCAAAAAACGTCAGGACATCGAAACCCTCAAAAATCTTCGTATTACCTCTCGTAATGGTTCTTTAGTTCCCTTAGAAGCTGTGGCGACAATTCGTTTAGGCAGTGGTCCAGCTACTATCGAACGATATAACCGCAATCGTCAGGTTACTGTAGAAGGTAATTTACAAGGATTATCCTTAGGAGATGCGATCGCTAAAATCCGTGCTTTACCAGCGATGAAATCCTTGCCTCCTGAAGTCAAGGAAGAACCATCAGGAGACGCAGAAATTATGCGGGACATCTTTGCTCGTTTTGCAGGGGCATTAGGCTTAGCGATCTTATGTATTTATGCCATTTTGGTTTTACTCTACAATAACTTTCTCTATCCCCTGGCAATTCTGGTGGCGTTGCCCTTATCTGTCGGAGGTGCACTGTTAGGATTGCTAATTACCCAAAAAGAATTAGGACTATTTGCCCTGATTGGAATTGTCCTTTTGATGGGATTAGTAACTAAAAATGCGATTTTATTAGTCGATTTTGCTTTGGCAGGGCTGAAAGAGGGCAAATCTCAACGTAAGGCAGTAATAAGTGCTGGAGTATCTCGCTTACGTCCCATTTTGATGACTTCCATTTCTACTGTTGCGGGGATGATGCCTATTGCCTTAGAGTTTGGTTCTGATGGAGAGGTTCGTAGTCCTATGGCGATCGCTGTAATTGGAGGCTTTACTACTTCTACTCTTTTAACCTTGGTAGTCGTTCCTGTTTTATTTACCTATGTGGACAACTTGATCCATTGGCTCGGCAAATTTTTCGGATTTGGTAAACAGAAACAGTCAAGTAGCCAATTGACAGTGATTAATGATTAA